The following proteins are encoded in a genomic region of Xenopus laevis strain J_2021 chromosome 3L, Xenopus_laevis_v10.1, whole genome shotgun sequence:
- the LOC108711094 gene encoding solute carrier family 35 member E3: MATYSPWRIAAGLLGNLLSSICIVFLNKWIYVHYGFPNMSLTLVHFVVTWLGLYLCQRLGIFCPKSLSVSKVALLALSFCGFVVFTNLSLQNNTIGTYQLAKVMTTPVIILIQTMCYGKTFSLRIKLTLIPITLGVILNSYYDVKFNGLGILFAALGVLVTSVYQVWVGSKQHELQVNSMQLLYYQAPLSSAMLLCIVPIFEPVIGEGGIFGHWSPSAIAMVLLSGVIAFTVNLSIYWIIGNTSPVTYNMFGHFKFCITLLGGYLLFEDPLSLNQGLGILCTLFGILVYTHFKITEQEVTKSKLAQRP; the protein is encoded by the exons ATGGCTACCTATAGCCCGTGGAGGATTGCTGCTGGTCTCCTGGGCAACCTACTGTCATCTATCTGCATTGTGTTTCTAAACAAGTGGATTTATGTCCATTATGGATTTCCCAACATGAGCCTGACACTGGTGCACTTTGTGGTAACTTGGCTTGGACTGTACTTGTGCCAAAGACTGGGGATCTTCTGCCCAAAGAGCCTCTCTGTTTCCAAAGTTGCACTTCTGGCACTTAGCTTCTGCGGCTTTGTCGTATTCACTAACTTATCTCTTCAGAACAACACCATAGGTACTTACCAGCTGGCCAAAGTTATGACCACACCAGTCATCATCCTCATCCAAACAATGTGCTATGGGAAGACTTTCTCTTTAAGGATCAAGCTCACGTTG ATACCAATTACATTGGGAGTGATTCTAAATTCTTACTATGATGTAAAGTTTAATGGTCTTGGAATTCTATTTGCTGCTCTTGGTGTTTTGGTAACATCAGTATATCAAGTG tgGGTTGGATCGAAGCAGCATGAGTTACAAGTGAATTCAATGCAACTGCTGTACTACCAGGCCCCTTTGTCATCTGCCATGCTGCTATGCATCGTTCCCATATTTGAACCAGTTATCGGAGAAGGGGGCATTTTTGGACATTGGTCTCCTTCTGCTATC GCCATGGTACTCCTCTCTGGTGTCATTGCTTTCACAGTAAATTTATCTATCTACTGGATTATAGGAAACACTTCACCAGTCAC ATACAATATGTTTGGACATTTCAAATTTTGCATTACTCTTTTGGGAGGATACCTACTATTTGAGGACCCCCTTTCTTTGAACCAGGGCCTTGGAATTCTCTGCACACTGTTTGGGATTTTAGTTTACACCCACTTCAAAATCACTGAGCAGGAAGTGACTAAAAGTAAATTGGCTCAACGGccgtga